The window GTCTGTTTGATTATTGGCGTAATCGTCGGCATTTTATACCGTAAAAATGTCGCAGAAAAAACAATTGGAAGCGCAGAACAGGAGGCCACCCGCATCATAAACGAGGCCATCAAGTCCGGAGAAACCAAGAAGCGCGAAGCGATCTTGGAAGCTAAGGACGAAATCCTCAAGGCCCGCACCGAGGCCGATCGGGAACTCAAGGAGCGCCGCAGCGAGGTCCAAAAGACCGAGCACCGCCTCCACCAGAAGGAAGAAGCGCTTGAGAAGAAGTCGGACGCGATGGAGCGCAAGAGCGAAGAGCTCAGCCGCAAGATCGCGCAAGCACAAAAGACCCAGGAAGAATCCGAACAGATTCGCGCCGAGCAGATCGCCACGCTCGAGCGTCTGTCCGGTCTGACCCGCGACGAGGCCAAGGAATATTTGGTCACGTCGATTGAAAATGAAGCCAAGCATGACGCCGCGCTCAAACTCCGCGAAATCAACCAGCAGATGAAAGAGGAAGCAGAGTCCACGGCGCGCGAACTCATTACTACGGCCATCCAGCGCTATGCAGCCGACCAGGTATCCGAATCCACGGTATCGGTCGTTCCGCTGCCCAACGATGAAATGAAGGGCCGCATCATTGGCCGCGAAGGCCGCAACATCCGCGCCCTGGAAAACCTGACGGGTGTCGACCTGATCATCGACGATACCCCGGAAGCGATCACCCTGTCCTCGTTTGACCCGGTTCGCCGTGAAGTCGCCCGGCTGAGTCTGGAAAAGCTGATTTTGGACGGCCGCATCCATCCGCCGCGCATCGCTGAAATGGTGCAGAAGGCGCAGAAGGAAGTCGATCAGGTCATCAAATCCGAGGGCGAACGCGCCACGTTCGAAACCGGTATTCATGGCATCCATCCCGAGTTGGTTCGCCTGCTCGGCCGCCTGCATTACCGCACCAGTTATGGGCAAAACGTGCTGCTGCACTCGATCGAGGTCGCACACATCGCTGGTATGCTCGCCTCCGAACTTGGCATCGACCCCACCATTGCCCGCCGTGCAGGCCTGCTGCATGACATCGGCAAGGCGGTCGACCATGAAGTCGAAGGTTCGCACGTTACCATCGGTGTCGACCTTGCCAAACGTTATAAGGAATCCCAGCCAGTCATCCACGCGATTGCTGCTCACCACGGGGATGTGGAGCCGACCACCGTGGAAGCCTGCCTTGTGCAGGCGGCGGACGCCATCTCGGCGGCCCGTCCGGGCGCACGGCGTGAGAATCTGGAAAATTATATCAAACGTCTGGAAAAACTCGAAGAGATCGCCAACACGACGCCTGGTGTCGAGCGTTCGTACGCCA of the Intestinibacillus sp. Marseille-P6563 genome contains:
- the rny gene encoding ribonuclease Y, producing MDTIIKLIIGVVCLIIGVIVGILYRKNVAEKTIGSAEQEATRIINEAIKSGETKKREAILEAKDEILKARTEADRELKERRSEVQKTEHRLHQKEEALEKKSDAMERKSEELSRKIAQAQKTQEESEQIRAEQIATLERLSGLTRDEAKEYLVTSIENEAKHDAALKLREINQQMKEEAESTARELITTAIQRYAADQVSESTVSVVPLPNDEMKGRIIGREGRNIRALENLTGVDLIIDDTPEAITLSSFDPVRREVARLSLEKLILDGRIHPPRIAEMVQKAQKEVDQVIKSEGERATFETGIHGIHPELVRLLGRLHYRTSYGQNVLLHSIEVAHIAGMLASELGIDPTIARRAGLLHDIGKAVDHEVEGSHVTIGVDLAKRYKESQPVIHAIAAHHGDVEPTTVEACLVQAADAISAARPGARRENLENYIKRLEKLEEIANTTPGVERSYAIQAGRELCIIVKPEEVTDDSMTLLARDIAKHIEDELDYPGQIKINMVRETRAIDYAK